TGTGGGCAAGGGAACTTCTGGGTCAGGGGATTGCCACGTCGCTTCGCTCCTCGCAATGACAACCTGGAAAGGTTGCTTCCCCAAATGACTAAAGATTTATACCCCAAAGAGTTTACACCCAGTATGACTGAATATAGTTCTTGGCAATCATTCAAGAATGGTGGTACTGAAGTACGATCTTGTCCGATATGATCCCATGGACTAATTTTGAAAGGCCATATCTGGAGTTGTTGTCATGAGGATACGGCGAAAGTTGAAATATGCAGTACTGGGATCGGCTTCCGTTCCGGACGACTCGCCGGAAATCGCAAAAGCGTATGCCGTCGGCCGGGCAATTGCCGGATTCGGTGCAGTCCTGCTGACAGGAGCCTGTCCGGGATTACCTCAAGCCGCAACCCGAGGAGCCAAATCCTCAGGCGGTATCACCATGGGCATTTCCCCGGCTCAGTCTCTCCACGAGCACAGGACAGTCTATTCATACCCCGAAGAAAGTGATGTAACGCTATTTACGGGAATGGGCAAGAAGGGCCGAAATGTCATTCTTGTGAGGAGCGCAGACGCATGTATTTTTATCGGTGGGGGAATGGGCACCCTAAATGAGTTCACCATAGCATTCGATGACCTCGATACACACTGCGCCATTGGAATTCTATCGGGGACAGGCGGATATTCCGACGAATTCGGCAGGCTTGTTCAAATCGTGGGGAGAACATCGCGAGCGGCTCTGTTCGAACATGCCGATCCTGCAACACTGGTACAAAGCATCTTTCGTCATGTTGATTCGGCTGACGACATATATTGATTCTTGCATTTTCGGCTAGGTCAGCGTTCTAAACTTCGTTTAATCCACATTGTCTTTAAAGGAAATTCCTTCATTTTTCAAGGGCCTGCATTCCGATTAACCTTGACCCGGAAACGAAAACCTGATATATACATATAAGCTGCCTTGAGTAAACATTTTTTTATATACGAGGATGGGCAATGACTTGTGTGAAATGTCCCTGCCTTTCTCGTCCGTGCTCCCAAAGAGACGCGGGCGCCTTTAGGAAATTTGTTTCAGGAGAAGATTTGGTGTCAAAACATCTATGTGCTTCGCTGTTCTTCAGGGTAACACTTCGCACACTTGTAATCATCCTCATTACAGCCGGTTTTTTCATGCTCTCTGCCAGTTCTGCTTCAGCGCAGCTACCGGCGGATTTACGTGATGCTTTGGAGGCTCATAGGGCTGGCAAACTTCAGGAAGCAGTTGAAATTTATACCGAATATCTTGTCAAAAACCCGAAATCAGCGGAAGCCTATAACTGGCGCGGTATGGCGTACGAAGATCTGGGACAGTTGAACAAAGCCCTCGCCGATCTGAATAGAGCCCTGGAACTAAGCCCTAATTACTCCGATGCATACAATAATCGCGGGGAAGTTTACAGAAGACAAAACAAATTTGTTGAGGCGATGAACGATTATCGCAAAGCTACGGAGCTTGAGAAAGATTTTGCCGAGCCTCACTATAATATGGGTTTGATTCTTGAAGCGCAAAAAAAGAATGAACTGGCCATACGAGAATTTGACACCTATTTGAAATTCAAACCGAATGCACCTGATAAACAGGAAATCACTGCTCGCATTGAAGCGCTGAAGAAAACGGCTGCGGCAACACCGGCTCCTCCAGGTACGGCACCGGCACCCAAGGCTCCCGATCAAAAGGCACCTGGAGTGGCACCGAGCCCGCCTGGCGCTCCGAAACCCGCCGGTCCCAGACCTGGACAGGTGCAGATTCCACCCCCGCCACCACCAGGTATCGATCTGGGGATTCCGGGTGTTCCTCCCATTCCTGTGGATATTCTGGCAAGCCTCGATATAGTATCCGCCATTATCTCACTCGTTTTTTATCTTTTTTCCGCTGGAATGCTTTTTTTAATTGCCGTCAAAACGAATACAAGCCTGCCGTGGCTGGCATTCATCCCTATTGCAAACATTATCCTTTGCATCAAAATTGCCGGAAAACCTTTGTGGTGGTTGGCTCTGTTCCTGCTGCCGATCCTGGCGCTCCCGCTTGCCATGCTGATCCCAATGGATCCGACGGAGGGCATCATTGTCGGAGTGCTCACGTTGTTAGTAAGCCTCGTGCCTCTGGTGGTGTGGCTGTTTGTGAGCCTGGGTATTGCATCTGCCAGAGGTAAGTCTGCAGTGTGGGGCGTGCTTCTCTTTATCCCTTGCACCAGTTTTATCGGTCTGGCTTACCTGGGATTGAGCAAGTAGTCGGAACCCCATGCGGGACCCTGATTTGCCGGATGCACACTTTCGCAGAGATCGAATTCTCTCCCGAACGTGCATCGATTTTGAGATCATCGATTCTCCAGCAAAAGGCGCCTCATCAGCAGGCGCTTTTTCCGTTTCAGCCACAGGAATTTTGTCTTTCACCATTGAGCCCGCGTCGACCGATTTCTCGGGTTTCGACACCCTGTCAGTCAACCTACAGAATACTTCACAGGATACCGTTCTTGTAGGCCTGAGGCTTTTTCACGGAACACAAACTCTTTCAGAAAGCGTTTCGTTTTCGGGAGGACGAGAGGAACTGCTTCCGGGAATTCCTGCTTTCTTGAAATTTCCCATCGAGAGCTTCGGAACGTACGGCGAAGCAACTGATTGGAAAGATGTCCGGCGAATTACATTCGTCTTCTGTCGTGAAAAACAATATGCAGGATCTGAACCGGTCAGTATTGTTTTCCGAGGCTTGGAGGGTGAATCCCGTGAGCGCTACTCGGGTCCTCGATTGACTTCCGAAGGATTGCGGCATCTGCGGCAAGATTGCTCCATAGAGAATGCATGTGATGCCAAGGTATTATCGCTGTATCGACAATCAAACCCAGCAATGTGGATTCCTCCTCCTCACAGGTATCCGAAAGAAAACGCCGACCAGGTGCTTCGTGGTGAAATCATGGGATTTCACCTTGGTTACCCTGTAGATTGGGCCTCCAACCCTGAAGGGTCCCTTGAATGGGCTCATTTTCTGCACCGCCATCATTTTTTGCGGTCGCTGGTCATCGGCTGCGCTGAAACGGGAAATCCCGCGTACTCTCGCGCTTTGGAAAATATCGTGAAGGATTGGATCGCTGCCAATCCTGTTCCCATCGGCTCCAATGGGGGAGCCAGTCCTGCGTGGGAGACGCTTTCCGTCGCGTGGAGACTACGAGAATGGCTCTGGGTGGCAGGAGCTACTGATGCGTTTCATGGGTTCCGCCCTGAATCCCAAGAATTGATATTGAGATCGGTCTGGGAACATGCCCGAAGTCTTGTCGATCATCAGGGCCACTCTAACAATTGGATCGTTGTGGAAAGCGCAGCCCTGGCGCTCGCGGGATTGTGTTTTCCCGGTTTCAGGGACGCACGTTCCTGGTGGAAGTCAGGCATCCGGAGATTAGCTATTGAATTTGTGCGGCAGTTTTTCCGGGATGGCGTGCATTTTGAGATTTCTCCCATGTACCACGCTATTTGCTTCCATGCATTGCTCGAGGTTCGGGAGGCTGCCCAAAAAGCGGGAGAACAATTGCCGGAGATCTTCTTCGATCCTCTGGAACGTTGCGGGGAATATCTTGCAGGTCTGTGCAGGCCTGATTTCACATGGCCGTCGCTCAACGATTCGGGATCGATGGACAAAGACTATACTGCCCTATTGCGCAAAGCCGGAGACATGTTCTCCAGACCCGATCTTCAGTGGATCGGAACCAGGGGGACTGAAGGTAGAACTCCGGAATCAGGGTTACGAGTGTTTCCGGATGCGGGTATTGCAGTCATGAGATCCGCTTATGAACCGGATGCTCATTTTGCGGTGTTCCGGGCCGGTCCTGCGGGAGCATCGCATGTGCACGAGGATGTCCTCTCTCTGGAAATAACTGCATGGGGACGTCCAATACTCGTGGATCCCGGAATAACCTCATACGGACCGGAGGCTTTAACCGAGCATTACCGAAGCGGACCGGCTCATAATGCAATTCTTCCGAAAAAAGGATTTCTCCGGTCGAAAGCGCCTTTTGAAACACGGGTAAGACCTGCGGGAAGGAATCTCTCTACGGAAGCAGGAAAGAACTGGCGTTCCGTGACGGGAATCTGTCGCTTCGGAGAGTCAGGAGATCGACAATCCACGATAACCCGCACCATTCTGTTCATTGATTCGACATTCTGGCTCGTGAAGGATACTGTTCGGTGTTCACTACCTGAAGATATTATTGTCTGTTGGCAGTTCGCTCCCGGACGTCTGGAAATATCGGGTCAGTCTCTTGAATTCAGGTGTCCGGAACCTGAGGAGCGTCTTTTCAAGCTGATCCCACTTTTGGGAAAGATGTCCGCAAACCTCCGCTGTCTTACCGGTTCCTTGAATCCACCTGGAGGTTGGGTCTCGACCCACGGCGGTGACGTCCCGGCTCCCTCTTGCGAGTACAGCATGCAGTTTGCGGCCGGTGAATCCAGCGTCTATTGGGCGCTGATTCCGGGACTGGGCGTCATTCAGACAGAAAGGAACGACTGTAACGAAGGAGACACAATTCGTATCAGTCTATTGGATTTTCGATATGAGCTCCGGTTCAGCAGGGATGGTAGGTTATATTGTTGTCGCGTTAGTGGTTATTCTTAATCTTATATCAGTTGCCAAAATTAGTGACCGATTGAAGATTAGGAAGATTGGTAGGTGCCGTGCCTCCGTGCCGGCACATCTTAAATATGATCAATGATATCGATAGAATGGACCGGCAGGGACGCCGGTCCCTACCAATATCCTGTAATTCACACGAGGGATAAACGACAGAATTTTTGGCACTGACTATAAATAATGTAACGATTCAATTACTCGGGGCAGAAAGAGATCTTCTCCTGTGATCGTGATACCACTGACTTTCAAAATCCCCCCTAAACCCCTATAGGCGCTAACTTTGTGGTAATTCTTTGTCCCGTAGGGACTAAAGAAAATAGCGGGGAATTTGTGTATCAGCCGTCCCCTCCGGGACTCGAAAATCATTAGGTTTTTCCTTAACCGGCGATGAATCGCCGGCCTATTGTCAGACTGTTCTTCCGGAACAAACGACCAAAAACACGATAAGTTAAATGACCCCCGGCAAAGCCGGGGGCATATTCCTGTTAGCCCCTCAAAGGGGCATGTTCATGAGCCCCCTGAAGGGGGCGTCTCCGCATGGAGCATATTGAGTTGCTCCAGCCGGGCATCTTCCGCCTCCTGCTCACGGATATACTTTTTGACGGACTCTTCGTCCAATCCCACAGTCGAGACATAGTACCCTCTTGCCCAGAAGCTCTCTCCCGTGAAATTCCTCTTTCTCGACGTGAAGTTCCTTGCGATTGAGATCGCACTTTTTCCCTTGATGTATCCGATCACACTGGATACGGCAAACTTCGGGGGAATACTGACGCACATGTGGACGTGATCCGAACACAGGTGCCCTTCGATTATCCTCGACTCTTTCCGTCGAGCCAAATCATGAAACATCTCTCCAAGGTGCTTCCGAAGTGCCCCATAGATCTGCTTCCGGCGCCGCTTCGGAATGAAAACCACATGATACTTGCAATCCCATTTCGTGTGGTTTAGGCTTTGATAATCTTTCATCATAACCTCCCAGAATTGAAACTTGGTGTGTTCTGGGAGGTTGCTCTCTACTGCCTCGCACGGTCAAACCTTAAAGGGTTCACCCCGGCAAAGCCGGGGGCTTATTTATTTTTGTTAGCGCCTATGCCCCTAACCCCCCTTTATTAAGGGTGGATTGTCACGTACCTTCTTTCCCCCCTTTTATAAAGGGGAGAAAGGGGGATTTTCCCCGCGCATAACTGAATAGATACTAAATAATCGTGAAATTACTTGATTGATGAGCAACAACTTGCTATAATAAAAGCGCTTATTGGAGGTTTTAAATGGTAAAGTATTTTATTATAGTGCTGTCGGCTATCGTGACTGTGGGTATGACCGCTTCTACGGCTCTAAGTTTTGGAGAAAACGTCCTCGCGGCTACCGGGCAGTACACTTTCTTCATAAAACCCGATCCTTGTGCGCCTGTTACCTATTATCAGAAGATGGTCCCCTGCGTAGCAAGAGAGGTTGTGCCGGTGCCAAGAAGAGTGTCCCAGACCTATCCTGTGCCCGTGCCGGTCATACGGGGGATGCGGACGCGTATAACGCAGACTCCGGTCGGCTGCGCGTGCGGACAGGACCATTGCATCGAATGCTTTCCCAAGCCCTCTACAACCATGATGACCAAAGATATGGTGATGCCCAGGATGGTCCCGGTCCGGGTTCCTGGGGTTGAATTTGTCCCGAAAGAGGTTACTCGAAGAGTTATGCTTCCTCAGTGGTTTGAGGTAGTTGAAGAGCAGCTTCCGCCCAGGGAAGTACGAAAAATACGATAGCTTCGTAATCGTTCAGTCACGAGCGGGTACTGGGAATTCTGCGCCCTGGAAGGGCGGCCCAATAGTAGCCACGGGTGTCAGAAAGCGTCTCAAAACCTGCGCACTGCGGCGAATCACGCAAGCCGGACGGGAGGACCTGCTTCTGGGAAAAAAGCAGTCCCGTCAAGTGAAGATCAGGCGAGGTTCGATCCGAGTGTACTGTCCGTTATAAGGTCATGGTCTCCCTCCGGCTGCTTACGTGAATGCCACCTCGCCGGATACCCAATGGTGGTAGAGCTTCCTGAGATTTATGGTCGTGCAAATAAGGTCCCACTGGGCCTTTACGTTGTCGATTCCGGCCACGGTCCATCGCCGAAAGCTTAATGCGCTCTTGATCCAGGCAAACGGTGGCTCGATAATCTTCTTTCGAGTCTTCAGGCGCTCTTTGTTCTCTGGTTTTTCCCTCTTGCTGCGGTGTCGTTCTAGGGCCGCCTCGTAAACGCTGAGGTCTATGAGGCGTCCGTTCTTGCTCTTGGAGCATTTCCAGCGATTGGGACACGTTAGAAAATCCTTGCAGTGATACCTGCGAACCTCATTGTGGTTCTTGCCGTTAATTTTCCGCTGATGAAAAGGCAACAAGCGCCCTTCAGGGCATATGAAGCAATCACGCTCCTGATCAAAGACGAACCGGGATCGGTGATAGAGATCCTCATCCGCACCTCTCTCGGAAACAATTTCCCCTGACGATTTCCCGATAAGAATGCCGTATTCTCGCTCATGGGCCAGACCTATCTGCCCTGAGGAAAAATATCCCCCGTCCGCCACATTTTCCTCTGCCACAGCGCCCAGATTCTCTTTCACCTTGTCGAGCATGGGGACCAATTGCCCGTTGTCGGCCCCATCCGTGACCACATCTGCGGCCACGATAAGGCCGCTCTTTTGGTCGGCAACCGCCTGAGCGTTGTACGACAAGTCTTTGGTCCGGCGATTCTTCATAAAGCGAGCTTCCGGTTCCGAAGGGTGAACTGACTTCTTGTCCGATTCATCCAACTCCTTCAGAGCCTCTTGTATCCGCTGTTTCCGTTTCAATCCGTCTTGCATGGACTGCGGAAGGCGATACTCACCGGTCTCTTCCCGCTCGGCTCTCTCTATCTCAGTCATCGCATCGGCAATCGTGCGGTCCAATCTCTCCGAAACACTTTCCAGAAACCTCTCCAGGTGCTCACGACCCCGAGCCTTGTCGTTGGATGAGACGGCTTGGATCTTGGTCCCGTCCACGGCATGAAGAGCTAGACCGATCAGATCGGCCTTCAGAGCAACACGAATCGACTGTCTGAACAGATGCCTCAATGATTTCTTGTTCGCCTTGAAGAATCGCCATAAGGAATTATGATCCGGAGCATTCATCCCCGTCAGCCAAATCAGCCCCATATTCTCAAGGCAACCCTTCTCAAGCTTACGGGTACTCCTGATCCGATTGAAGTATCCGAAAAGCCACACCTTCAACAGAAGATCTGGCGCATACGGAGGACGTCCTGTATCGCTGTCGGGAACCTCGATTCCCAACTCGGACAGATCCAAGGAATCCACGAAATCTCGGATAAAGCGCGCCGGGTGATCCTTAGCCACCCAGTCTTCCACTGACGGCGGAAACATCAAGATCTGTTCGTAATCGGCCCGGATCTGTTTGCCCATGACAGCCTCGTGGTTGTTGAATTCCTCTCCTTTCTAGTACATCTCTTGGCAAATCGCGAGCCCAAAATGGAGTTTTGAGACAGTTTCGTCAACCCGTGGACAGCTCCACAAGCATAGTTGAGCGACCCTGAAGGGGTCGACCAATAGGCGATAATGCTTAAATGTTGTTGGGCGACCCCTTCAGGGTCTTGAAGACAAAAGACTTCCCCTATCGCTTCCGTGGGTTTGCACCCACGGCTACAGTTGGGTAGCCCCTATGGGGCTGTAGAAACCTCTTCCACGCGTAACTGAATGGATATCCCCTGAGAGCGACAACCGTAGACCAGGAAAAAGAGCGCATTGCACATCCCTCTTGCGTTCAATGCGAGTCATGAAGTACATTCTCTACTCCACTTTTCAATCTTGATTGGAAGAGGCTGTATCAAATCATTACCTTCCTCGCACGCGAAAGAGAAAGACGGAGGTTGATTTGTAAGAGCTTGAATGATTTATAGTAAGAGGAAGGGTTTGGATGAATGGCTGTATTGAAAATGTACAGAGGCATTTCGGTTGCGAGTAAGAATGTCGAGCTGGTGAAGAGAAAAATCAACTCAGATGGCCTTATGCAGTCCCACGAACTGCCCTGGAGCTCTTATATACTCGATCTCAGGTTGAATTTAGCCGAGTTACTGAACAGGCCCGATCTCTCTACGTCACATACTCGATTTTATAAACCGGGACAGTGCATTACTTCCGAGAGTGTTCGTCAGAGGAATCTCCCCTTTCCGTTCATCTTCGCTTGCGGCGATAAGACAGGTGCCGCCTATTTTGCGAACACCCACAACCGAACCGAGGAAAAAGACTTTCCTCTGGTGATAGAGTTTTTAGCTCCTGTGGAGGATGTATTTGTGGATGGCAAGGATTTTCTCTATTCCGTATTTGAAGGCGGACCCCGCCAAGGGTTGAGAGAAAAGATCCTGAAATGCTTTGGAGTCGAAATCTCGAAATATCTGGATAAAGCTTGGAACTCTAGGAAAACAGAGCATAGAATAGCCATGTGTGACCTGGCGGTTCAAGATCCGGAAATTGTTTTCTCTCATTATCAAAATCGTATGACCATTGGAGGCCGGCGCGGGACTGTGTTTCGATCCGCATTCATGGTGAGATCTCCAATCGATTTCGATCGTATATTATCAGTTCACAGGGCTAATCCATGTTATGAGGCACCGAGTTTTTCCATCCATGATTTCAAAAACAAGCCGTCAATGACAATGCCGGAGGTTTTCCGAAAATTCGGGTAATTCCACCGCCTGATTGAACCAACACCCGTCAATGGATGTTCAATAATATCCGGGATATTGTGGTTTCTCCAAATTCTTCCAAGTAATCCCGAGCTTGTTCTTGAAGTAGGAACCGAACCGTTCGAATAATTTGGCCCAATGGGTCCTGCCTTGTTCCAGTTCCGTCAGAATTTCAGCCACAAGCTCAGGTAATCTGCCCAGTTCTTCTTTCGGCAGAAATGAGACGGCGCCTTCCCTGATAGCCTCGTTAATGCTCTCGACATTGATAGCTCGCGCGGTGAGCATTGCTGCAGGTAAATGTCGTGCTCGGCATGACTTCAGTAATTCAAAACCATTTACACCCATGATGTCGAGAATCGCTAGATCGAAATTCTCGTTTTCGATCAGTTCGAGCGCAGTCTCAAATGTCTGTCCGGTAATCACAATGGTGTTTGGAAATTGTTCTTTGATAATGTCAAGAACATCGGCTTCGTCGTCCACAACCAGCAGCCTCTTGTGCTCTAAAATAGATTGATCGTCCATCGTGAATTCTCCCTCGGACAGAAACGACTTCGGTCATATGGATATATTGGGAGTGAAGTTTATCTAATACCGATTCGCCTTTCTTTTTTATAATCAGGAAGGCGGGGGGTATCCTTCGCTCCGGACTACGCAAAGCCGTCTAATCGCTCCGCTCAGAACACCCTAACCTTCGCTATCTTATATGCATAACTGCGAAATGGTATAACTTACCCCCAAGTCCGATTGATGTTGCCTCTATGCTTCCTCTATGTTGATTCTCAGCATCTCCAGTGAAGCAAGGACCCGTTTACTGTTGCGGTTCACCGCGGGGAAGTCTTCTGAGGCTTCGTAGAGCTGTCGAGCAATAGCAGTTAGAGTCTCAACTGATTTGCGCATTTCTTCGAGAGAAACTATCCTTTCCATTCTCTAAATCCCCTTTTTCCTCAAATCCTTGAATCTTCGGGCCTTTACTTCGTAGCGAGGCAAGCTGTTAGGTGGTAAGATCTCCAGATTGTAGCCAAGGTTAGTCTTCAAACGAAGTTGGGTCGTAAGCTCGCCCTGAAGTTCTTTAGTCGAAGAATTCGCAGCTTCTTCCGTTAACTCGACTTTCAAAGTAATCGTGTCGGTATCGCCTTTTTTGTCTACAATGACTTCATACTCATTTCCCAGTCCTTGAATGGAACGAACTACATCCTCGATTGCAGACGGAGCCAAGAGCACGCCTTTGACCTTGGTTATGTCGTCAGCCCGTCCGATTACACCTCCCTTGAACAGCTTGTAAGTGCGTCCGCACTCACATTGCTCATCACCGATCTCTACGATGTCTTTGGCATCGAACCTGACGCACGGCTGAGCGAATCTGTCCAGCGCCGTAATCACGAGCTTGCCTTTTTGTCCGGTTTCGGTGAGGAGTTCCCCGGTTTCCAAATCTTCCACCTCAGCCAGGAACATGGCTTCATTGACGTGGAGAGCGCCCGGCTGGCATGAGCATTCGAATCCCCAGGCTCCTATTTCTGTGGCACCGGCGTGATCGAAGACTTTAGATCCCCATATTTCTTCGATCCGCTGCTTTGTCGAAGGAATCAGAGCCCCTGGCTCTCCAGCGCAAGTAATCTTGGTAATGGGCAATGTAGCAGGATCGATATGAAGCTGATTGCGTGCGGTATCGGCCATTCCGAGGACATACGTAGGCGTAGCCATCATTGCCGTAGCCTGCAGCTCCTGAATCTTGAGAATACGAGATTTTGTGTCCAGCACCCCTCCCGGGACCGTTTCGCACCCTATCTTCTCGGAAGCATAATGCGCAGCCCAAAAAGCTACGAATACATTGTACCCGAAAGGTAGGAAGACACGATCGTGGGGCCGATAGCCCTGGGCCCAAAGCAGGGTGGCCCAGCACTCCGTCCACCATTCCCAATCTTGCCAGGTATCAGCCTGGTAGATTGGTTGCCCTGTCGTCCCACTGGTTTGTCGAAACACACATACATCGTCCAAGTCGACACACAGCGCATCGCCATATGGGAAGGGGTCTTTTCGCTGAATAGGCTTCATCATAGCCTTTTCCACTTTCGGAACCCGGCGGATGTCTTCCCAGGAGTTGATATCTTCAGGATGCATCCCGGCTTGCTGATAGAGAGCGCGGTGAAATCGTGAGTTAGAGTACGCCCACGTTAGAATGCGCTTGAATTTCTTGAGCTGCAATGCCTCCAGCCGCTCGCGCGGGAGTACTTCCAAATACGGATTCCAATATGACACCTGTTTGTTCATGATTCCTCGCCAAGAATGTTCCAAACTCAATGGTTTTTTCTATCGTGAGACCAAGCAATTATGGCCTGATTTCCTCGGTAATGGCCAAGTCTCAGTATTTTTGCCGTTCTTCTCTCCCTGGTATTGACAGCCACGATCGGCGAAACACCGCATAATGACTTGGCACGTCTCTAAGATGACTCAGGAGCTGTCCGTTAGAGATAACTCCTATTCCATCATCATGTTGGGCAACCACATGGAAATTTGGGGAAAGAACAGAAGCAGAAGAAGACACAGCCCCATCCCCACAATAAACGGATAGATACCTTTGTATACAGTTCCAACAGGTTCTTTGCAGACCCCCGAGACAACAAAGGCATTGATCGCCATAGGGGGAAGAATCACTCCTATCATGGTTACCACGCTGATAATGACTCCGAACCAGATAGGGTCGTATCCCATCTTGAGCACTACGGGGAGAAAGATAGGAGTCGCCAGAATGAGAAAGGCCAAGTCTTCAATGAAAGAACCACCTATAAGATACACCGCAATAATGATCAACATGACGACCGTGCGATCTACTTGAAGGCCTTCAAGCCAGCCGGCAACAATATATGGCGTTCGGGTTACTGCAAAGAAATGCCCCAGGATGGTTGCTCCGGCAATGAGCATGATAACCATGCACGCGATGCGCAAAGTCTCGGAGACTGCTTGCACAAAGCGCTTCAGGTCCATGTCTTTCTTGCACAGAGTGAGAATCAAAACGGCAAACGTTCCGACGCTTCCGGCTTCGGTCGGGGTAAAAAACCCCATCATCAGGCCGCCTACCACAATGAGGAAAATTGAGAGCACTACCAGGACCGGCGGCAAGGATGCGAATCGATCTTTCCACGGTGACTTTTCACCCTTCGGGCCTAGCTTGGGATTCATCGCGCTCCACCCGAAAAGCGTAATCACGAAAGAAAAAGCCACGATCAGGCCGGGAATAATACCTGCCAGAAACAGCTTGCCGATAGAAGTCTCTGTAAGTATCCCGTATACGATGAGCACTACACTCGGAGGAATCAGTATTCCCAGAGTTCCCACGGTAGCAACTGTCCCGCAGGAGAGCCGTCTGTCGTAATTGTACCGATCCATCTCGGGGACCGCTATCGTTGCAAACGTTGCGGCAGTTGCAGGTGAGGAGCCGCAGATTGCCTTGAAAACCGTAGCCGCGGCAACGGTTCCGATGGCGAGACCGCCAGGCACATGTCCGATGAACTTATATGCCGAATCGTACAGATTGCGAGCCACGCCGCCACTTGCACCGACTTGCCCCATGAGAACAAACATCGGTATGACCGTAAAACCGTATGAGGACAGTACGGAAAAAACGTCTTTTGCCACGAGGTTGAATGCGGCATCCACGTTAACGATGGCAGCAAACCCGATGAACCCGGCAAGAGCCATTGAGAAACCAATCTCAAGACCCATGAGAAAGAAAACGAAGAGCAAGAGAATAACCAAAAGACCGATTGTGGCAAAGCTCATGGTTCCAACTCTCTCTTTGTCAACATGTCTACAAACAGTACGAGACACTCAATAAAGCAACACAAAGCCATCAAATAGGTAACGGGATAAAGAGGAAGTTGCAGAGTAGGAGTGACTTCTCCCACACGATAAAAATCATTCCCCATGATCCATGTGTTCCATCCCAGGACTGCAAACAAGCCGATAGCGAGCAGCCGCGTCAGAATGTGCAGTACGGTTTGCAGCGCATCGGGCAGTTTTCCGGTGAGGAAGTCCATCATCACGTGGCCCTTCAGGCGAGACGTCTGAGGCAGAGCGAATCCGATTACAACTGCCCCGAGTAGCCCTACCAACTCGTACGTGCCGAGGA
The sequence above is a segment of the Desulfomonile tiedjei DSM 6799 genome. Coding sequences within it:
- a CDS encoding phenylacetate--CoA ligase family protein, which gives rise to MNKQVSYWNPYLEVLPRERLEALQLKKFKRILTWAYSNSRFHRALYQQAGMHPEDINSWEDIRRVPKVEKAMMKPIQRKDPFPYGDALCVDLDDVCVFRQTSGTTGQPIYQADTWQDWEWWTECWATLLWAQGYRPHDRVFLPFGYNVFVAFWAAHYASEKIGCETVPGGVLDTKSRILKIQELQATAMMATPTYVLGMADTARNQLHIDPATLPITKITCAGEPGALIPSTKQRIEEIWGSKVFDHAGATEIGAWGFECSCQPGALHVNEAMFLAEVEDLETGELLTETGQKGKLVITALDRFAQPCVRFDAKDIVEIGDEQCECGRTYKLFKGGVIGRADDITKVKGVLLAPSAIEDVVRSIQGLGNEYEVIVDKKGDTDTITLKVELTEEAANSSTKELQGELTTQLRLKTNLGYNLEILPPNSLPRYEVKARRFKDLRKKGI
- a CDS encoding TRAP transporter large permease; amino-acid sequence: MSFATIGLLVILLLFVFFLMGLEIGFSMALAGFIGFAAIVNVDAAFNLVAKDVFSVLSSYGFTVIPMFVLMGQVGASGGVARNLYDSAYKFIGHVPGGLAIGTVAAATVFKAICGSSPATAATFATIAVPEMDRYNYDRRLSCGTVATVGTLGILIPPSVVLIVYGILTETSIGKLFLAGIIPGLIVAFSFVITLFGWSAMNPKLGPKGEKSPWKDRFASLPPVLVVLSIFLIVVGGLMMGFFTPTEAGSVGTFAVLILTLCKKDMDLKRFVQAVSETLRIACMVIMLIAGATILGHFFAVTRTPYIVAGWLEGLQVDRTVVMLIIIAVYLIGGSFIEDLAFLILATPIFLPVVLKMGYDPIWFGVIISVVTMIGVILPPMAINAFVVSGVCKEPVGTVYKGIYPFIVGMGLCLLLLLFFPQISMWLPNMMME
- a CDS encoding TRAP transporter small permease is translated as MTKSYLAGLNRTFSRFLFVIAGFALSGTMLLTVADVILRAFKRPILGTYELVGLLGAVVIGFALPQTSRLKGHVMMDFLTGKLPDALQTVLHILTRLLAIGLFAVLGWNTWIMGNDFYRVGEVTPTLQLPLYPVTYLMALCCFIECLVLFVDMLTKRELEP